CGCGATGTTGTGGTTCTTGCTCCCGGTGAAGTAGTGGAGCGCGGCTCCGAACGACTCCGGGGGCAGGACCCGCAGGTCCACGTGCAGGCCGATCTCGAGGCGAACCGAGCTCTTCGTGTCGCCTCGAGCGATCACCTCGTCCACGTCCGGGAGGGACGCGAAGGCGCGCATCACCGGTCCCGGGCGCTCCGACGCGATGAGGAGGTCGAGGTCGCCGACGGTCTCGCGCCGGCGCCGGAGCGAGCCGGCGGCCTCCGCCCGAATGACTCCTGGCACCCGGCGCAGGCGGCCGAGGATCCCCTCCGCATAGTAGAGCGCCCGGTGGAGGGGCATGCGGCCCCCGCGCGCGCGATAGCGGCCGATCGCCTTCCGGATCGCGCGCACGCGAACCGGCCCCATCCTCGGCACCTCCTTCAGCCTCCCCGAGTCGATCGCGTCCTCGAGGCCGTCGAGATCCGTGACGCCCAGCTCCTTCCAGACGGATGCGACCGTCTTCGGACCGACCCCTTCGATCCGCAGGAGCTCGAGGACCCCCATCGGCACCTCGGCGGCGAGCTCCTCGTATTCCTCGCAAGTGCCGCTCTCGAGGATCTCCCCGATCTTGTCCGCGATTCGCGTGCCCACCGACGGCAGGCCGGTGAGCTCGTCCTTGCGCCAGAGCTCGGAGACCGGGCCGGGCAGGGTGTCGATCACCTCGGCCGCCTGGCGGAACGCGCGGACCTTGAACGGGTTCCCGCCGATCACCTCGGTCATGGCGCCCATGTCGTAGAGGACCTGCGCGACGTCTGCATTCTCCATCGAGGCTGAACATAGGGTCTCCAAGGAGGCCGCGATGGAGACGCTGATGCTTGCAGGCGACGTGATGCTCGGCAGGGGAGTCCGCGAGGCCCTGCACGAAATGGAGCCGGCCGAGCCCTGGGGAGACACGCTTCCGAGCCTCCTCGACGCGTCGGTCCGGATCGTGAATCTAGAGTGTGCGGTAACCACACATCTGACGCAGTGGCACGAGGCGCCGAAGGTCTTCCATTTCCGCGCCTCGCCCGAGGCCATCCCCGCGCTCCGCGCGGCGCGGATCGACGCCTGCTCCCTCGCCAACAACCACAGCCTGGATTTCGAGGAGGAGGGCCTCCTCGATACGCTGCGCTACCTGGACGAGGCGGGGATCGCCCACGCGGGCGCCGGACGGAATCGCGAGGAGGCGACCGCGCCCGCGATCCTCCCACACGGGATCGGCCTGGTCGCCTGCACCGACAACGAGCCGCTCTTCGCCGCGGGCGGCGATCGCCCGGGGACCGCCTTCCTGCCCGTCTCCCTGGAGCCCTCTGTCCTGGCGAAGGTCGAGGAGAGGATCGCGGCGGCGCGGGAGGCCGGCGCCTCCACCGTCGTCTTCTCCAACCACTGGGGCCCGAACATGGTCGAGCGGCCGCCAGCCCTCTTCCGGCGCTTCGCCCGGGCCGTCATCGAGAGGGGCGCCGACATCTACTTCGGCCACAGCGCCCACCTGACCCAGGGCGTCGAGATCTACCGCGGCAAGCCGATCCTCTTCGACACGGGGGACTTCCTGGACGACTACGCGGTCGACCCGATCCTGCGGAACGACCGGAGCTGCCTCTTCCGGATCGGGCTGGAGGAGGGTGTGCCGGTGTCGCTCGATCTCCTACCCGTGCACCTGGGCTTCGCCACGACGAATCTGGCCCGAGATGACGAGCGGGAGGCGATCCTCGCCCGCATGGAGGCCCTCTCCGCCGAGCTCGGCACCCGCCTCGAACGAAGAGACGGAGCGCTGATCTGGCGTTCCGACCAG
The Vulgatibacter incomptus DNA segment above includes these coding regions:
- a CDS encoding CapA family protein, which gives rise to METLMLAGDVMLGRGVREALHEMEPAEPWGDTLPSLLDASVRIVNLECAVTTHLTQWHEAPKVFHFRASPEAIPALRAARIDACSLANNHSLDFEEEGLLDTLRYLDEAGIAHAGAGRNREEATAPAILPHGIGLVACTDNEPLFAAGGDRPGTAFLPVSLEPSVLAKVEERIAAAREAGASTVVFSNHWGPNMVERPPALFRRFARAVIERGADIYFGHSAHLTQGVEIYRGKPILFDTGDFLDDYAVDPILRNDRSCLFRIGLEEGVPVSLDLLPVHLGFATTNLARDDEREAILARMEALSAELGTRLERRDGALIWRSDQARSG